In Silene latifolia isolate original U9 population chromosome 3, ASM4854445v1, whole genome shotgun sequence, a single window of DNA contains:
- the LOC141646539 gene encoding tobamovirus multiplication protein 1-like yields the protein MSQVLVAVASIIAASGFLLFGGRLYMMLFNFPVESKGRQQKLYEVKSVAAICFASFLIRCITAAVSAFNADATLKVLDQPTTFDLIYYMLVEILPCAIVLFVHRKLPPKNV from the exons ATGAGCCAAGTACTGGTTGCAG tgGCGTCTATTATTGCAGCGTCTGGGTTCCTGCTGTTCGGGGGAAG GTTATATATGATGCTGTTCAACTTCCCAGTTGAATCCAAGGGACGACAACAGAAACTCTACGAG GTGAAATCAGTTGCAGCAATCTGTTTCGCTTCTTTTCTCATTCGCTGCATTACA GCTGCAGTGTCTGCCTTCAATGCCGATGCAACTCTCAAAGTTTTGGATCAGCCAACAACTTTCGATCTGATTTACTACATG CTAGTTGAAATACTGCCTTGCGCGATTGTCCTCTTTGTTCACCGAAAACTGCCTCCAAAAAAC GTTTGA
- the LOC141646872 gene encoding tobamovirus multiplication protein 1-like: MAKWDELNESTPLHGGIFFTLSAAYALLTAVSLIQFIRIQSRSRTFEWSTQMVFVLMNIFVNAVRAAVFGFHIFVVLKSKVLTSVLLDLPGLFFFSTYTLLVLFWSEIYYQAINETTDTLKAWYISVNSVIYVIQVLIWISLGLYDTSFVGSVNQVFIAVSSVIAASGFLLFGGRLCLMLMRFPIESKGRKKKIYEVRSVTAICIVSFLIRCITAAKSAFNADASLRVLDQPTAFDLVYYMLVEILPCALVLFILRKLPAKRE, from the exons ATGGCGAAATGGGATGAGCTCAACGAGTCGACTCCGTTGCATGGTGGGATCTTTTTCACTCTTTCTGCAGCATATGCCCTTTTAACTGCTGTTTCCCTT ATTCAATTTATAAGGATTCAATCAAGATCGCGTACATTCGAATGGAGTACACAGATGGTTTTCGTTCTCATGAATATTTTTGTTAATGCAG TTCGTGCGGCTGTTTTTGGCTtccatatttttgttgttttaaAATCTAAG GTGTTAACATCGGTGCTACTGGACCTCCCCGGGCTGTTCTTCTTTAGCACTTATACACTGCTAGTTTTGTTCTGGTCTGAGATATATTATCAG GCTATAAATGAAACAACAGATACGCTGAAGGCTTGGTATATTTCAGTTAATTCCGTGATATATGTTATTCAG GTTTTAATATGGATATCTCTAGGGCTGTATGACACCAGTTTTGTTGGATCCGTAAACCAAGTATTCATTGCAG tGTCGTCTGTTATTGCAGCATCTGGGTTCCTGCTGTTCGGGGGAAG GTTATGTTTAATGCTGATGCGCTTCCCGATTGAATCCAAAGGACGAAAAAAGAAAATTTACGAG GTGCGATCAGTTACAGCAATCTGTATCGTGTCTTTTCTCATTCGCTGCATTACA GCTGCAAAGTCCGCCTTCAATGCTGATGCATCTCTCAGAGTTTTGGATCAGCCAACAGCTTTCGATCTGGTTTACTACATG TTAGTTGAGATACTGCCATGCGCGCTTGTACTCTTTATTCTTCGGAAGCTGCCTGCAAAAAGGGAGTGA